ACGCCACAGCACTAATTTTATCGCTTTATGATGCATTCACTAACTGTGACTGTTCACTCGTAGAGATTAATCCGTTGGCGATTGTAGCAAAAGATGACGAATTAGAAATCGTCGCACTCGATTCCAAGGTCAATCTTGACGACAACTCACTCTGGCGACATCCTGACATTGCTGAGATGCGAGATCCCCACGAAGAAGACCCGAGTGAATTGGAAGCGAGCGAATCTGGTTTGAGTTACATCCGTCTTGATGGTGATATTGGGTGTATGGTAAACGGTGCCGGATTAGCAATGGCAACGATGGATATTATCAAACAGAACGGTGGCGAACCAGCAAACTTTCTTGATGTCGGTGGCGGTGCCTCTGTAGAAGCAGTCGCGCATGCTTTCCGCCTTATTCTCGCAGACGAAAGTGTAAGGGCTGTTCTCGTTAACATCTTCGGTGGTATCATGAAATGTGATACAATCGCGAACGGTATCGTTGCAGCGGCAAAACAGGTTGAACTCAACGTTCCACTTGTTGTTCGGTTAGAAGGGACAAACGTAGAACTCGGAAAACAAATTATTGCCGAATCGGACCTGAACGTTCAACAAGCAGAAGGACTCTCTGAAGCAGCACAACTCGCGGTAACCGCAGCGAACTCTGCATAAAAATAACATAATTGGCAACCTAACCGTCCGAATTGATAGGAAACCGGTTTTGGACAGGTAAAGAGGTTTCGGTTTCTGATTATCAATAGGCGATGTCAACGGTTTAGGTACTTGCGAGAACACCATCCGTTGTAGACGATTACTGACAACTGTTAACTGATAACTGACAACTTCTAAAAAATATGGAAAAACTTGAATTAAAGGACATAGACGTTACCGGGAAACGCGTCTTCGTGCGGGTGGACTTCAACGTTCCAATGAAAGACGGGAAAATCACGGATGAAACCCGCATTACCGCCGCACTGCCGACACTTTTATCACTCATCAACGCGGATGCCAAAATTATCTTGGTGACACATTTAGGAAGACCCGAAGCCGGTTCGGCAGCTGACCGAGAGACGCTCTCGACTGAACCAATCGCCGTAGCTCTCAGTCGGAAACTCGGCACACGCGTCGCACACGTCAAGGATTGTATCGGCAAGTCAGTGCAAAATGCTGTGGAATCTTTGCGTAATGGGGAAGTGCTGCTCCTTGAGAACGTCCGCTTCTATGCCGAAGAAACCGAGAACGACGCGGCATTTGCCGAACAACTTGCCTCGCTCGCGGATGTCTATGTCAACGATGCATTTGGAACAGCACACCGGGCACATGCTTCGACTGAAGGGGTAACACACTATCTGAATCCATGTGTCGCTGGATTCTTGATGGCACGCGAAATCTATTATCTCAGCACAAGCCTTGAAAACCCTAAGCGTCCGTACGTTGCTATTCTCGGCGGAGCGAAAATATCCGATAAAATTACACTGATTGAGAACCTCCTTGGAAAGGTCGATAAACTTCTCATTGGCGGCGGTATGGCATATACATTTCTGTCAACGATGGGGTTCAGTATCGGCAATTCACTTGTTGAAACCGAGAAACTTGACGTTGCAAAATCGTTGGTCGAAAGGGAGGACTTCTCGGACACTGTCTTACTACCCATAGATCACGTTGTGGGCAAAGCTTTTGATCCTGAAACGACATCTAAGGTTGTAGACAAAGGATATATCCCCGATGATTGGCAAGGGTTAGACATCGGTCCCGAAACA
The Candidatus Poribacteria bacterium genome window above contains:
- the sucC gene encoding ADP-forming succinate--CoA ligase subunit beta; the encoded protein is MNIHEYQARQILESYGVNTLPGKVAETPEEAEAIARELDCDRYVVKAQIHAGGRGKGGGIKVANSTAEVKQHAGILLGMQLVTPQTGPEGKQVRKVLVAEAVKIEKEYYLATLLDRETSQLTLIGSEEGGVNIEEVAAQTPEKIIRAQIDPAFGLTEFQARAFAYKLIANTTYRPIIPNATALILSLYDAFTNCDCSLVEINPLAIVAKDDELEIVALDSKVNLDDNSLWRHPDIAEMRDPHEEDPSELEASESGLSYIRLDGDIGCMVNGAGLAMATMDIIKQNGGEPANFLDVGGGASVEAVAHAFRLILADESVRAVLVNIFGGIMKCDTIANGIVAAAKQVELNVPLVVRLEGTNVELGKQIIAESDLNVQQAEGLSEAAQLAVTAANSA
- a CDS encoding phosphoglycerate kinase; this encodes MEKLELKDIDVTGKRVFVRVDFNVPMKDGKITDETRITAALPTLLSLINADAKIILVTHLGRPEAGSAADRETLSTEPIAVALSRKLGTRVAHVKDCIGKSVQNAVESLRNGEVLLLENVRFYAEETENDAAFAEQLASLADVYVNDAFGTAHRAHASTEGVTHYLNPCVAGFLMAREIYYLSTSLENPKRPYVAILGGAKISDKITLIENLLGKVDKLLIGGGMAYTFLSTMGFSIGNSLVETEKLDVAKSLVEREDFSDTVLLPIDHVVGKAFDPETTSKVVDKGYIPDDWQGLDIGPETVAAFGEQIATAKTVVWNGPLGVYEFEKFAQGTIAVAKQIADSESVSIIGGGDCVAAIQQAGVADRMTHISTGGGASLEFLEGKPLPGIVTLTDSESE